In a single window of the Ooceraea biroi isolate clonal line C1 chromosome 8, Obir_v5.4, whole genome shotgun sequence genome:
- the LOC105275472 gene encoding zinc finger matrin-type protein 2, whose protein sequence is MSARPDDHRRKWNREEYERIALQRLQDEIAEEELGIPKQPAVKRELLKQRDYKVDLESKLGKSVVINKNTPSSQTGGYYCNVCDCVVKDSINFLDHINGTKHQRNLGMSMKVERSTLDQVKARFTQNKKKLEEKKKDYDLEQRVKELKEEEEKIKEYRKEKRKDKKRKIEELAEDDAGPSDEMAAVMGFSGFGSKTK, encoded by the exons ATGTCTGCG CGACCCGATGATCACCGAAGAAAATGGAATCGGGAGGAGTATGAAAGGATCGCGTTGCAAAGACTTCAAGATGAGATCGCGGAAGAAGAATTGGGAATTCCCAAGCAGCCAGCGGTCAAACGAGAATTGCTGAAACAGAGAGATTACAAGGTAGACCTAGAATCTAAACTGGGAAAGAGTGTGGTCATCAACAAGAATACTCCGTCGTCTCAAACTGGAGGGTACTATTGCAATGTCTGTGACTGCGTGGTCAAAGATTCTATCAATTTCTTGGATCATATCAATGGAACAAAAC ATCAACGTAATCTGGGCATGTCCATGAAGGTAGAGCGATCTACATTGGATCAAGTTAAGGCAAGATTCACtcaaaacaagaaaaaactcgaagagaagaagaaggattACGACTTGGAGCAAAGAGTAAAAGAATTGAAGGAAGAG GAAGAGAAGATTAAAGAATACAGAAAGGAAAAGCGGAAAGATAAGAAGAGAAAGATCGAAGAGTTGGCCGAGGACGATGCGGGACCGTCTGACGAAATGGCTGCGGTTATGGGATTCTCCGGCTTTGGCTCGAAAACGAAGTGA